The following are encoded together in the Salvelinus fontinalis isolate EN_2023a chromosome 38, ASM2944872v1, whole genome shotgun sequence genome:
- the LOC129837635 gene encoding lipid droplet assembly factor 1-A-like yields MMDSLYYVPKVAELMNTSMGQYLNGHPFLAMAVLVFGAMATVPIGIFLTFATVTFIGATVGLVLLEVFLLSLGGVSLLCVLSALAILSILVSLVLGACYITSYNVLNFYYSQRVSRYRVYRLEPATNVTVMEQDGEEDEEAYGKPEV; encoded by the coding sequence ATGATGGACAGCCTGTACTATGTCCCCAAGGTGGCAGAGCTGATGAACACATCAATGGGGCAGTACCTCAATGGCCACCCATTCTTAGCCATGGCTGTGTTGGTATTTGGCGCCATGGCCACTGTACCCATTGGGATTTTCCTGACCTTTGCCACTGTTACATTCATTGGTGCCACTGTGGGTTTAGTTTTATTGGAGGTGTTTCTGCTATCCCTGGGAGGGGTCAGTCTGCTGTGTGTGCTCTCTGCTCTGGCCATCCTCTCCATCCTGGTCTCCTTGGTCCTCGGTGCCTGTTACATTACCTCTTACAATGTGCTCAACTTCTACTACAGCCAGCGTGTCAGTAGGTACCGAGTCTATAGGTTGGAGCCTGCGACAAATGTAACAGTCATGGAACAAGATggagaagaagatgaagaagcCTATGGGAAGCCGGAGGTATAA